From a region of the Vanrija pseudolonga chromosome 2, complete sequence genome:
- the RSM19 gene encoding 37S ribosomal protein S19, mitochondrial, whose translation MRPSAALLRRSSWKGPYFTAFPSLQESLRTGSPIFTKSRACTILPNFVGLRFMVHNGKDYLPVNVSEEMVGHKLGEFSPTRKPFSYRLTKNK comes from the exons ATGCGTCCATCAGCAGCACTGCTCCGCCGCTCCTCGTGGAAGG GCCCATACTTTACCGccttcccctccctccaGGAATCGCTGCGCACCGGCTCGCCAATCTTCACCAAATCCCGCGCGTGCACCATCCTCCCCAACTTTGTCGGCCTCCGCTTCATGGTGCATAATGGAAAGGACTACCTGCCCGTCAACGTGAGCGAGGAGATGGTCGGgcacaagctcggcgagttTTCGCCCACGCGCAAGCCGTTCTCGTACAG GCTCACGAAGAACAAGTAA
- the URA9 gene encoding Dihydroorotate dehydrogenase (quinone), mitochondrial: protein MIRRLPSSLSRPLVSPLAATTSRHAAAAVRFNSSIGKPTHPLGQNSGTTHPRRWIAGSLAIGTSAILVAYYYDSRSVVHEHVVMPLIRRLVPDAEDGHKIAVKILSLPSWARPHDTGVDGPELETELFGLPLSNPVGVAAGFDKDAQAIDGLFDLGFGYVEVGSVTPVPQPGNPKPRFFRLEEDDAAINRYGFNSLGHGHALAQLRSRLVRFSQEHPTLFPNATGNPLPPDGLPRSLRPGHILGVNLGKNKTSPADSNEGYVKGVRLLGPYADVIVINVSSPNTPGLRALQGAEELERLLSDVKAEREKIVQNGLPKIAVKVTCDLSEEGLADVAAAVRKTGIDGVIISNTTLRREGLQSENKDQVGGLSGRPLFPYALAALKTLRPLLPPSVPIIGAGGIWTGEDALAMARAGASTVQVYTSFGYRGVGTPALIKDEVSRLLVPADATWREQIGADFKDTHLGWDESRVAAESARLRAEAASLADVLRQAAEKDSLASLVAETEAALARYNTPSSPAAAAAAAPKAIGAAPASTPAAAPTVGLITGVPEVAVVPASDAPLPIEAPAPVPEPTRQDAWADEVRSGPRRLV from the exons ATGATCAGGCGACTCCCAAGCTCCCTATCACGGCCACTCGTTTCaccactcgccgccaccacctcgcgccacgcagccgcagccgtcCGCTTCAACTCGTCCATCGGCAAGCCAACACATCCGCTGGGCCAGAACAGCGGCACGACGCACCCGCGGCGCTGGATCgcgggctcgctcgccatcggcACTAGCGCGATCCTCGTCGCGTACTACTATGACTCGCGCTCCGTCGTgcacgagcacgtcgtcatGCCGCTCATCCGCCGCCTggtccccgacgccgaggacggccaCAAGATTGCCGTCAAGATCctctcgctgccgtcgtggGCAAGACCGCACGACacgggcgtcgacggccccgagctcgagaccgAG CTCTTCGGCCTCCCCCTCTCCAACCCtgtgggcgtggcggctGGCTTTGACAAGGACGCCCAGGCCATCGACGGCCTGTTCGACCTCGGATTCGGCtacgtcgaggtcggctcgGTCACCCCCGTCCCGCAGCCAGGTAACCCCAAGCCCCGGTTCttccgcctcgaggaggacgacgccgcaaTCAACCGATACGGCTTCAACTCGCTCGGCCAcgggcacgcgctcgcccagctgcGCTCGAGGCTGGTCAGGTTCTCCCAAGAGCACCCCACGCTGTTCCCAAATGCTACTGGTAACCCCCTGCCGCCTGACGGCCTCCCGCGCTCCCTCCGCCCAGGCcacatcctcggcgtcaacctcggcaaGAACAAGACGTCGCCTGCGGACTCGAACGAGGGCTACGTCAAGGGCGTCCGCCTCCTTGGCCCCTACGCCGATGTCATTGTCATCAACGTCTCGTCGCCCAACACGCCTGGCCTCCGTGCACTCCAgggtgccgaggagctcgagcgcctctTGTCTGATGTCAAGGCTGAGCGCGAGAAGATTGTCCAGAACGGTCTGCCCAAGATCGCCGTCAAGGTCACCTGCGACTTGAGCGAGGAGGGCCTTgccgacgttgccgccgccgtcaggAAGACGGGCATCGATGGTGTCATCATCTCCAACACGACCCTTCGCCGCGAGGGCCTCCAGTCTG AGAACAAGgaccaggtcggcggccTCTCGGGCCGCCCGCTGTTCCCTTacgccctcgcggcgctcaagacgctccgccccctcctccctccctcggTGCCCATCATCGGCGCGGGCGGTATCTGgacgggcgaggacgcgctcgccatggcgcgcgccggcgcgtccaCGGTGCAGGTGTACACGTCGTTCGGGTACCGCGGCGTCGGTACGCCCGCGCTcatcaaggacgaggtcaGCCGGCTCCtcgtgccggccgacgcTACGTGGCGCGAGCAGATCGGTGCCGACTTCAAGGACACCCACCTGGGCTGGGACGAGTCGCGTGTCGCTGCTGAGagcgcgcgcctgcgcgccgaggccgccagcctcgccgacgtcctccgccaggcggccgagaaggacagCCTCGCCTCTCTCGTCGCTGAGACCgaggccgccctcgcgcgctaCAATActccgtcctcgcccgctgctgctgctgctgctgctcccaaggccatcggcgccgcccccgcgtccacgccagcagcagcacctaCCGTCGGCCTGATCACTGGCGTGCCAGAGGTGGCTGTTGTGCCCGCAAGCGACGCACCTCTTCCCATCGAGGCGCCCGCCCCCGTCCCCGAGCCTACACGGCAGGACGCgtgggccgacgaggtccgCTCGGGGCCTCGCAGGCTAGTGTAA
- the cmcT gene encoding Cephamycin export protein CmcT, producing MPPSDGDRTATATPVDNKKPLQPSPPSTAGSVDDNDGHMTPALEKLDAVSLPLPLDGVAPPPDADAVPERVHLTQGRKALLLFLFCLSQFIDVLCYSAFTVLAEYVSSDLGIPVTQQSWVITSYAIALAAFLLFWGRVSDLYSAKPVFTYGFVVLGLLSLVISFLPDKYSFFVIRGLSGIAGSALIPSSYRLIVACFEPHELGRAFTIYGMAGAFSNIAGTILGAVIALIPGTGQMANWRWFFRIISIVILPASLAAHRLIPKLRGHDAAAANPRPKWKRLDLPGALMMLTAITLLILGLTLGADNGWRTPDFLVPFLLAFVLFPLFFLWEAYLPDDMALIPSKTWNFRFTVLIAFSPVIYSWWSTSQMSSILIWTTVQHEPVMIAAVRLLPQGVSGISVGLGLAIFTRLVARPRWTVIIGQLFGVIGYVLMVQPKRYDAAEYWPFLFPAYLLGSGGNSACFNGISVATMTSVAPEMAGVAGAVLQTAMQVGSAVAFGVQAGLLTVNPGGIANPGNVHATYFFQLGWSLLWLIGFIVLYKPVPRVPAVKEDEEVAGAGEVAKAAEVAESK from the exons ATGCCTCCCTCGGACGGAGACCGCACGGCCACAGCCACACCTGTTGACAACAAGAAGCCGTTGCAGCCCTCGCCTCCCTCTACGGCCGGgagcgtcgacgacaacgacgggcACATGACCCCTGCtctcgagaagctcgacgcggtgtCATTGCCATTGCcactcgacggcgtggcaccaccacctgacgccgatgccgtccCCGAACGCGTGCACCTCACGCAGGGGCGCAAagccctcctcctcttcctgtTTTGTTTGAGCCAGTTCATCGACG TCCTGTGCTATTCCGCCTTCACCGTACTCGCAGAGTACGTCTCGAGCGACCTAGGCATCCCGGTGACGCAGCAGAGCTGGGTGATCACGTCGTACGCGATCGCGCTGGCTGCGTTCCTGCTGTTCTGGGGCCGCGTGTCCGACCTGTACAGTGCCAAGCCGGTATTCACGTACGGCTttgtcgtgctcggcctTTTGTCGCTCGTCATCTCGTTCCTCCCCGACAAGTACTCCTTCTTCGTCATCCGCGGCCTGTCGGGCATcgcgggctcggcgctgaTTCCCTCGTCGTACCGCCTCATCGTGGCGTGTTTCGAGCcgcacgagctcgggcgcgcATTCACCATCTACGGCATGGCCGGCGCGTTCAGCAACATTGCGGGGACGATCC TCGGCGCAGTCATCGCACTCATCCCCGGAACCGGCCAGATGGCCAACTGGCGCTGGTTCTTCCGCATCATCTCCATCGTCATCCtgcccgcctcgctcgcggcgcaccgcCTCATCCCCAAGCTGCGcgggcacgacgcggcggccgccaacCCGCGGCCAAAGTGGAAGCGCCTCGACCTGCCCGGCGCGCTCATGATGCTCACGGCGATTACGCtgctcatcctcggcctgacgctcggcgcggacaaCGGGTGGCGCACGCCCGACTTCCTCGTGCCCTTCCTGCTCGCGTTCGTGCTCTTCCCCCTGTTCTTCCTCTGGGAGGCCTACCTCCCCGACGACATGGCGCTCATCCCCTCCAAGACGTGGAACTTCCGCTTCACCGTGCTCATCGCCTTCTCGCCCGTCATCTACTCGTGGTGGTCCACCTCGCAGATGAGCAGCATCCTCATCTGGACGACGGTGCAGCACGAGCCCGTCATGATTGCGGCCGTGCGCCTCCTGCCGCAGGGCGTCTCGGGCATcagcgtcggcctcggcctggccaTCTTcacgcgcctcgtcgcccgcccgcgctggACAGTCATCATCGGCCAGCTCTTCGGCGTTATTGGCTATGTGCTCATGGTGCAGCCGAAGCGCTACGACGCGGCAGAGTACTGGCCGTTCCTGTTCCCCGCGTAcctcctcggctcgggcggTAACAGCGCGTGCTTCAACGGTATCTCTGTCGCGACGATGACATCTGTCGCGCCAGAAATGGcgggcgtcgccggcgctgtGCTCCAGACCGCCATGCAGGTCGGCAGTGCCGTCGCGTTCGGTGTCCAGGCTGGACTGTTGACCGTCAACCCGGGCGGCATCGCCAACCCGGGCAACGTGCACGCGACGTACTTTTTCCAGCTCGGCTGGTCCCTGTTGTGGCTGATTGGGTTCATCGTGCTGTACAAGCCGGTGCCTCGGGTCCCGGCTGtgaaggaggacgaggaggtggcgggggctggcgaggtggccaaggcggccgaggtggccgaaAGCAAGTAA
- the rnf149 gene encoding E3 ubiquitin-protein ligase, whose product MSSPSRQDGGPPPDPPLQQPDAPSSPPQASSSTSPDTPPTPQQQQQQPGATTASPSTPRTAGTAAATGGTAATATSPPTGSSRRPLSSISYFIPLTGNDGQATTTENGDRIGFTWTLEVYTNDAEGMEAANASDDAEPNAGGDAGAPNATGGDADDGTQGPAANPGADAPAAPGAADQEPPRRVVFVIGPDGRMLPRPGADPTLASAAAGLGAMAAAGLRAGGFIMPFPFAFHTPAPAPDPAKAAELLASLPTVGRALLRRIDKIVTAEDEASGKEDEDRGWRCGICLEGIVAPTEASNEPSQEPTSQTVKALPCNHLFHEECLQPWFTSHHTCPTCRLDLDPLRTLHPPRQTRGVRPPATGSGRETPGAHPYARGGAARPGRPASTVNGSETAASRPGSQPSSRPGSRPATPTTDRAPPSILDGLRLFDTHPMVASPVPMDRGELPQRSAQESRAETTQPVAEPSTAAPSTTPPAAPAAPTAPRLGASASVPSSPQIGGPAPGDNNAPGLARPTPERRPHIHFFPFPFGNLAPNPPRAGSEPPANTATPPAPANAPRDQLHDFDEPRMRFPFDWLFMGAGGGPPQPEEPAPAQTETPSPVPIERQSLESWTKEREKTLGWRCDGIECLIAPPVPENDDKDEDMAVDDESNEAIDADFTSSDKEMLAIYASNQAPFNGEINIEEEQAHPHADYVLLACKHRWHRACLETAERSAGHTIKADAEGREWVRCARCRKEGWVVPRHDEEPAATTTAPAPIDVDA is encoded by the exons ATGTCTTCGCCATCCAGGCAAGACGGTGGTCCACCACCTGACCCTCCTCTGCAGCAGCCagacgcgccgtcgtccccacCACAGGCCAGTAGCAGCACctcgcccgacacgccgccgacgccgcagcagcagcaacagcagccgggcgccaccaccgcctcgccaagCACTCCGCGGACTGctggcacggcggcggccactgGCGGCACCGCAGCAACGGCAACCTCACCCCCTACAGGCTCCTCTCGTCGCCCACTGAGCTCAATATCCTACTTCATCCCGCTCACCGGCAACGACGGCCAGGCGACGACCACCGAGAATGGCGACCGCATAGGCTTCACGTGGACACTCGAGGTCTAcaccaacgacgccgagggaaTGGAGGCAGCCAATGcgtccgacgacgcggagcCGAACGCTGGAGGCGATGCCGGAGCACCCAACgccaccggcggcgacgccgacgacggcacacAAGGCCCTGCCGCCAACCCGGGTGCCGATGCGCCAGCAGCCCCCGGTGCAGCCGACCAAGAGCCACCACGGCGCGTCGTGTTCGTGATCGGACCAGATGGCCGCATGCTCCCTCGTCCTGGAGCGGATCCGACGCTGGCTAGTGCTGCCGCTGGGCTCGGGGCCATGGCAGCGGCCGGTCTCCGCGCTGGAGGCTTCATCATGCCCTTCCCATTTGCGTTCCAcacgcctgcgccggctcCCGACccggccaaggcggccgagctcctcgcctcgctcccgACAGTCGGGCGCGCCCTTCTCCGCCGCATCGACAAGATTGTCACGGCAGAAGACGAGGCGAGTggcaaggaggacgaggatcGCGGGTGGCGTTGCGGAATTTGCCTCGAAGGCATTGTCGCCCCGACCGAAGCGTCGAATGAGCCCAGCCAGGAACCCACATCGCAGACGGTCAAGGCCCTGCCTTGCAACCACCTCTTCCACGAGGAGTGCCTTCAGCCATGGTTCACATCGCACCACACTTG CCCTACGTGCCGTCTGGATCTTGACCCGCTGCGCACCCTTCACCCTCCACGCCAGACCCGCGGGGTGCGCCCGCCAGCCACTGGATCTGGCCGTGAAACGCCCGGCGCTCACCCCTATGCTCGTGGtggagcagctcgcccaggCAGACCCGCTTCGACCGTTAACGGAAGCGAGACCGCAGCGTCTCGTCCCGGTTCCCAGCCCTCGTCCAGACCTGGTTCTAGGCCAGCCACTCCAACGACGGACCGGGCGCCTCCGTCCATCCTTGATGGTCTTCGGCTCTTTGACACGCACCCGATGGTGGCGTCGCCTGTGCCGATGGACCGTGGCGAGCTTCCGCAGCGATCGGCTCAAGAGTCCAGAGCCGAGACGACGCAGCCAGTCGCTGAGCCGTCGACCGCAGCGCCTTCCACGACACCTCCAGCTGCGCCCGCAGCACCTACCGCTCCCCGACTAGGAGCCTCAGCGTCGGTTCCGAGCTCGCCTCAGATTGGCGGACCTGCGCCTGGAGACAACAATGCGCCGGGTCTCGCGCGCCCGACCCCCGAAAGGCGACCCCACATCCACTTCTTCCCATTCCCCTTTGGCAACCTTGCCCCCaacccgccgcgcgcgggctcTGAGCCTCCTGCCAACACTGCAACGCCTCCTGCCCCCGCCAACGCGCCTCGCGACCAACTTCATGACTTTGACGAGCCCCGCATGAGGTTCCCCTTCGACTGGCTGTTCATGGGAGCAGGTGGTGGACCCCCGCAGCCCGAGGAGCCGGCCCCGGCTCAGACTGAAACCCCGTCTCCTGTTCCCATTGAGCGCCAGTCGCTCGAGTCGTGGaccaaggagcgcgagaagaCGCTTGGCTGGCGCTGCGACGGCATCGAGTGCCTTATCGCCCCTCCGGTCCCTGAGAACGatgacaaggacgaggacatggctgtcgacgacgagtcgaaCGAGGCGATCGACGCGGATTTCACATCGTCCGACAAGGAGATGCTTGCGATTTACGCGTCGAACCAGGCCCCGTTCAACGGGGAGATCAACATTGAGGAGGAGCAAGCCCACCCGCACGCCGACTACGTCCTCCTCGCATGCAAGCACCGCTGGCATCGTGCCTGCCTAGAGACTGCGGAGCGCAGTGCAGGCCACACGATCAAGGCGGACGCAGAGGGCCGCGAGTGGGTCCGCTGTGCCCGCTGCAGGAAGGAGGGGTGGGTCGTGCCCCGTCATGACGAGGAGcccgcagcgacgacgacggctccTGCGCCGATTGATGTCGACGCGTGA